A portion of the Candidatus Bathyarchaeia archaeon genome contains these proteins:
- a CDS encoding cyclophilin-like fold protein produces MERKERIKITFESGITITCEIRFKENPKTAEALMRALPFEARAEFWGKEIYFAAPFKVGLEKAKEIVDYGDVAYWPEGPALCLFFGPTLSSPNPNIIKPYSPVNVIGKILDDPKILEKVEEGEKLRVEKA; encoded by the coding sequence ATGGAGCGAAAGGAAAGGATAAAAATCACTTTTGAATCGGGAATAACCATAACATGTGAAATACGCTTTAAAGAAAACCCGAAAACAGCTGAAGCTCTTATGAGGGCTTTACCCTTCGAGGCGAGAGCTGAATTCTGGGGCAAGGAAATCTATTTCGCTGCACCCTTCAAGGTGGGCCTAGAGAAGGCTAAGGAAATCGTAGACTACGGGGATGTAGCCTACTGGCCTGAAGGTCCAGCCCTTTGCCTATTCTTTGGGCCAACCCTCTCAAGCCCAAACCCCAATATAATAAAGCCCTACAGTCCAGTAAACGTGATAGGGAAAATCCTAGACGACCCGAAAATCCTTGAAAAGGTGGAGGAAGGAGAAAAACTTAGGGTGGAAAAAGCCTAG
- a CDS encoding DUF4184 family protein, which translates to MPLTPFHPLALLFLYFRDKRRIDPLALAVPTTFTDIEPLYYIILGEPLHHRVWHSFLLALTVYPIMVTLGVYLMERTFENALWTIYRSMGLNPVKVRYPPWNIYLLSLFGGFSHIALDMFTHREMFWVLYPIAYGNPFYSQEAAIIVEITVILLTLYSLFCWFKGKQKF; encoded by the coding sequence ATGCCCCTCACACCATTCCATCCGCTGGCCCTCCTCTTCCTATATTTTAGGGATAAGAGGCGAATAGACCCCCTGGCTTTAGCGGTTCCAACAACCTTCACAGACATCGAGCCCTTATACTATATCATCTTGGGCGAACCCCTACATCATAGGGTTTGGCACAGCTTCTTATTGGCCTTGACAGTCTACCCAATTATGGTGACGTTAGGCGTCTATCTAATGGAACGAACCTTCGAGAACGCCTTATGGACAATTTATAGGAGTATGGGGCTTAATCCCGTCAAGGTTAGATACCCACCTTGGAACATTTATTTGCTAAGCCTTTTTGGAGGCTTCAGCCACATAGCCCTAGACATGTTCACCCACCGAGAAATGTTTTGGGTTCTATATCCCATTGCTTACGGAAACCCCTTCTACAGTCAGGAAGCAGCAATAATCGTGGAGATAACAGTCATCCTTCTAACACTTTACTCGTTGTTCTGCTGGTTTAAAGGTAAACAAAAATTTTAA
- a CDS encoding transcriptional regulator — translation MSEVEVPLKPLGREDIQKLEAVLLLGTVSRQDVIEKMRSADPKDRITWIDSLAVAAGALAREKAGMTVPRIANELGRGEQTIRSHLTGKTEAGKLVRETYEMLVRGEKVLSFMLKEAETPSKEELEKLKLELDKERREKAELQEKLAKLQNKIENVAKALEAAINQLKA, via the coding sequence ATGAGCGAAGTTGAGGTTCCCCTAAAGCCCTTAGGCAGAGAAGACATCCAAAAACTTGAGGCCGTCCTCCTGCTCGGAACGGTTTCTAGGCAGGATGTCATCGAGAAAATGCGAAGCGCAGACCCCAAAGACCGAATAACATGGATAGATTCGCTGGCTGTGGCAGCCGGAGCCCTTGCCAGAGAAAAAGCCGGCATGACTGTTCCACGAATAGCCAACGAACTTGGAAGAGGCGAACAGACAATCCGCTCCCATCTAACCGGGAAAACCGAGGCTGGAAAACTTGTAAGGGAAACCTATGAAATGCTGGTGCGCGGCGAGAAGGTTCTATCCTTCATGCTCAAGGAGGCTGAGACTCCATCCAAGGAGGAGCTGGAGAAACTCAAACTTGAATTAGATAAAGAGCGTAGGGAGAAAGCCGAACTTCAAGAGAAGTTGGCTAAACTCCAAAACAAAATCGAGAATGTGGCCAAGGCCTTGGAGGCAGCCATAAACCAGCTGAAAGCCTAA
- a CDS encoding dihydroorotate dehydrogenase gives MRVRLVGLSLNNPTMLASGILGYSAETLKGVVEGGAGAVVTKSVGLKPRSGYANPTVVQVACGLLNAVGLSNPGIDEFTRDIREAKALLDVPLIVSVYGFSAEEYAVVAGKAVEAGADAVELNVSCPHVKETGAEIGQNPKVLAEVVRKVKGAVDKPVFVKLSPNVADIAEIAEAAVKAGADAVTAINTVKAMAIDIETAKPILSNKRGGLSGPAIKPIAVRCVYDIYERVKAPIIGCGGINSWRDAVEFLLAGASAVQIGTAIAIKGPRVFQSIVRGLDTYLKRKGFRSVNEIVGLAHRS, from the coding sequence TTGAGGGTTAGGCTGGTGGGTTTAAGCCTCAACAACCCCACCATGCTGGCTTCTGGAATTCTGGGTTATTCGGCTGAAACCCTTAAGGGCGTTGTTGAAGGCGGCGCAGGCGCTGTTGTGACCAAGTCTGTTGGTTTAAAGCCCAGGAGCGGATATGCGAATCCTACGGTTGTGCAGGTTGCATGTGGCTTATTGAATGCTGTTGGGCTTTCCAATCCGGGGATAGATGAGTTTACACGGGACATTAGAGAAGCCAAGGCTCTTCTGGATGTACCCTTGATAGTGAGCGTTTATGGTTTTTCAGCTGAGGAATATGCGGTTGTAGCTGGGAAGGCGGTGGAGGCAGGAGCTGACGCCGTGGAGCTTAACGTTTCATGTCCCCACGTTAAGGAGACGGGTGCCGAGATCGGGCAGAACCCGAAGGTTCTGGCTGAAGTTGTGAGGAAGGTTAAGGGTGCTGTGGATAAGCCTGTTTTCGTAAAACTTTCACCAAACGTGGCGGATATAGCGGAAATCGCAGAAGCCGCCGTCAAGGCTGGAGCTGACGCCGTAACCGCCATAAACACGGTTAAAGCCATGGCCATAGACATCGAAACAGCCAAACCCATCCTCAGCAACAAAAGGGGCGGCTTGTCCGGTCCAGCCATAAAACCCATCGCAGTTAGGTGCGTCTACGACATTTACGAAAGGGTTAAAGCTCCCATAATTGGATGCGGAGGCATAAACAGCTGGCGAGACGCTGTGGAATTTCTCCTTGCTGGAGCCTCAGCCGTGCAGATTGGAACAGCCATAGCCATAAAGGGGCCGAGAGTTTTTCAGTCAATTGTTAGAGGGTTAGACACCTACCTTAAAAGGAAAGGCTTTAGGAGCGTGAATGAGATTGTCGGCTTGGCTCACCGCAGCTAA
- a CDS encoding dihydroorotate dehydrogenase electron transfer subunit, producing the protein MRLSAWLTAANRHRATRILNVEIVSPTVKAFTFRDRPCAKARPGQFIMLWIPGVDEIPLSIFDVDRGGAEVSVAVKRVGEATEALHKMKAGDLIGVRGPFGNGFTIKGGKALLVGGGVGIAPLTFLAKELANQKASKVVIVVGAKTKEELIFLDRLKGLCGEENVLATTEDGSYGVKGLASTLAESAMAKEKFDVIYTCGPELMTRAVLECAERLGVYAEASLERIMRCAVGICGSCVIGKYRVCRDGPVFNINQLKTVKGEFGVWKRDFNGKRIPI; encoded by the coding sequence ATGAGATTGTCGGCTTGGCTCACCGCAGCTAACAGGCATAGGGCAACCCGCATTTTAAACGTTGAAATTGTAAGCCCCACGGTGAAAGCCTTCACCTTTAGGGATAGACCGTGCGCTAAGGCGAGGCCAGGCCAGTTCATAATGCTGTGGATTCCGGGGGTGGATGAGATTCCCCTAAGCATTTTCGACGTGGACCGTGGGGGGGCAGAGGTTTCGGTGGCTGTGAAACGGGTTGGCGAGGCAACAGAGGCACTGCACAAAATGAAGGCAGGCGACTTAATTGGAGTGCGAGGTCCCTTTGGAAACGGCTTCACCATTAAGGGAGGCAAGGCTCTGCTGGTGGGAGGTGGTGTCGGAATAGCCCCCCTAACCTTCCTGGCCAAAGAATTGGCAAACCAAAAAGCATCAAAAGTCGTCATTGTTGTGGGAGCCAAGACAAAGGAGGAGCTAATCTTCCTAGACAGATTGAAGGGGCTATGCGGGGAAGAAAACGTGCTGGCAACCACTGAAGATGGAAGCTACGGCGTGAAAGGCCTAGCTTCAACCCTTGCGGAATCAGCTATGGCAAAAGAAAAATTCGACGTAATCTACACTTGCGGTCCAGAGCTCATGACAAGGGCGGTTCTGGAATGCGCCGAAAGGTTGGGCGTCTACGCCGAGGCAAGCCTCGAAAGGATCATGCGATGCGCCGTCGGCATCTGCGGAAGCTGCGTGATAGGCAAATACCGCGTATGCCGAGACGGTCCAGTCTTCAACATAAACCAACTGAAAACGGTTAAAGGCGAATTTGGGGTTTGGAAACGCGACTTCAACGGAAAAAGGATCCCAATCTAG
- a CDS encoding TIGR04076 family protein — translation MVIVEVTVKSQKGTCAQRHKVGDKIVFDGKSIKGDVCYSALMALLPKVYAMLYGAEFPWAEDKNVIYNACPDPENPIVFEIRRIGK, via the coding sequence ATGGTTATTGTTGAGGTTACGGTGAAAAGCCAAAAGGGGACATGTGCCCAAAGGCACAAGGTTGGAGACAAAATTGTTTTCGACGGCAAATCCATTAAGGGCGATGTATGCTACAGCGCGCTTATGGCGCTGCTTCCAAAGGTTTACGCCATGCTCTATGGCGCAGAGTTTCCATGGGCAGAGGATAAAAACGTCATTTACAATGCATGTCCGGATCCGGAAAACCCCATCGTCTTTGAAATCCGTCGGATTGGGAAGTAG
- a CDS encoding C-GCAxxG-C-C family protein — MSAEEEIIERAVSMFREGYLCSESILKTFAEAHGMACEHIPKIATGFGGGMGRRGLVCGAITGAVMALSLKYGRKTLGEMENYEKCMAKVQQLLKSFEENFGSTLCRELTNCDLTTAEGRQKFKVEQIREKKCARYVAEAMRILLNLTRE; from the coding sequence ATGAGCGCTGAAGAAGAGATTATAGAGAGGGCTGTTTCAATGTTTAGGGAGGGCTACCTCTGCTCAGAATCCATATTGAAGACCTTTGCTGAAGCCCATGGGATGGCATGTGAACACATTCCAAAAATAGCCACGGGATTCGGAGGGGGAATGGGTAGAAGGGGCTTGGTGTGCGGGGCTATAACGGGAGCTGTTATGGCATTAAGCCTAAAATATGGACGAAAAACGCTGGGCGAAATGGAAAACTATGAAAAATGCATGGCGAAGGTTCAGCAACTCCTAAAAAGTTTTGAGGAAAACTTTGGAAGCACTCTCTGCCGAGAACTAACAAACTGCGACCTAACAACAGCTGAGGGCAGACAAAAATTTAAAGTGGAGCAGATAAGAGAGAAGAAATGCGCTAGATACGTGGCGGAAGCCATGAGGATACTGTTAAATTTGACAAGAGAATAG
- the ileS gene encoding isoleucine--tRNA ligase, translating to MIAKSKANFDASLSMDYRPLEIEREIREFWDKNRIQEKLMECREKSNVGVLGWVEGPPTLNGIPHVGHARGRVMKDLWFRWRTMQGYFVPFWAGWDCQGLPVELEVEKLLGVRNKRELLEQVGEERFVEECKKTIMRYHKEWVEADRKLGIFIDQKRAYWTYTDEYIEREWQYLKRAWEQGLLEEGYYVVAYCPGCQTSLSSAEVGYEGSYVEVEDPSLYFKFKVAHSQNEYFLVWTTMPFTIVTDLMLAVHPDAEYAKVQVGDEKWIMVRQRVEPVMQELGIKDYSIVETVPGKGLEGVKYDYPFKDLIPKQAELDEHPLVHRVVCEDFVDVNTATGVVHLSPGNGEEDFVAAQKRGVPVFAPFDDEVKFTDEAGFFQGVFARDADSMVIEELRKRGLLVKAGRIRHEYPTCWRSHHKLVWLARREYFLRTDRINDKVVAAAEKVEYFFEAPKNRFLSFLKEGKPWCISRERVWGAPLPIWVCEKCGAKTFIASKRELVEKALEKPPPNFELHKPWIDRIKIKCEKCGGIMHREPFVLDTWHNSGAAPYARFTDEEFAKYVPVAFLTEGIDQTRGWANSLLLEHVILTGRAEAPYKAFLFQGLTQDARGRKMSKSLGNIIEVNKLLEKASADVCRFYMLRKCSPIDFMNFDLNEMNRRPYQVLATLYHLNRFFVQNAEYDGFNPQEHTLEWAKAKDLLRKPDLWLLSKLQKTISDYTADLEKCEFNTALAELEEFVVEIVSRLYVPMIRKELWTDDPETLNRRLAIYATLWHVLKTTMLLFNPVTPFLCEALYQKIYRRLNPTLPESINFERWPEPDESLRNKALEEDFEIMLECVSLVYSARQSAKLKRRWPLRKMLIVAHERALQALQSLNDVLLELANVKEAEYAKNLPENVKAEVEAGRWVEASEKGINVYLDVYRDEALLGEGLMRDIARRVQSLRKELGYMPTDILETVHVAGLDEEGVKLLKPYLDEMAALVRAKNVQLHKSQSEVEAEWHEYPLDDKKVYIAIS from the coding sequence GTGATTGCCAAATCAAAAGCTAATTTTGACGCGTCGCTGAGCATGGATTACCGCCCGCTTGAAATTGAAAGGGAGATCCGCGAGTTCTGGGATAAAAACCGTATACAGGAAAAACTGATGGAGTGCCGCGAAAAGAGCAATGTAGGCGTTTTAGGCTGGGTTGAGGGGCCGCCGACGCTGAATGGCATACCCCATGTGGGGCATGCTAGAGGCCGCGTTATGAAGGACTTGTGGTTCCGATGGAGAACCATGCAGGGCTATTTTGTGCCCTTCTGGGCTGGCTGGGACTGTCAAGGTTTGCCTGTGGAGCTTGAGGTGGAAAAGCTGCTGGGCGTACGAAACAAGCGGGAGCTGCTGGAGCAGGTTGGCGAGGAACGCTTTGTGGAGGAGTGCAAGAAGACGATTATGCGCTACCATAAGGAGTGGGTGGAGGCTGACCGCAAACTCGGCATATTCATAGACCAGAAGAGGGCATATTGGACTTACACAGACGAGTATATTGAGCGGGAGTGGCAGTATCTCAAACGCGCTTGGGAACAAGGCCTCCTGGAAGAGGGCTATTATGTGGTGGCCTACTGTCCTGGATGTCAAACAAGCCTAAGTAGCGCTGAAGTGGGCTATGAGGGCTCCTATGTGGAGGTGGAGGATCCATCCCTATATTTTAAATTCAAGGTGGCCCACAGCCAAAACGAGTACTTCCTAGTCTGGACAACCATGCCCTTCACAATTGTAACGGACTTGATGTTGGCGGTTCACCCCGACGCTGAATACGCTAAGGTCCAGGTGGGCGATGAGAAATGGATTATGGTGAGGCAGCGCGTTGAACCCGTGATGCAGGAGCTTGGCATAAAAGACTACAGCATAGTCGAAACAGTTCCGGGCAAAGGCTTGGAAGGCGTAAAGTACGATTATCCGTTCAAGGATTTGATTCCGAAACAGGCGGAATTGGATGAGCATCCGCTGGTGCACCGGGTTGTCTGCGAGGATTTTGTGGACGTGAACACAGCCACAGGTGTTGTGCATCTCTCGCCTGGCAACGGTGAAGAGGACTTTGTTGCCGCCCAGAAGCGGGGCGTCCCAGTTTTCGCCCCCTTCGACGATGAGGTGAAATTCACTGATGAGGCGGGCTTCTTCCAGGGCGTTTTTGCAAGGGACGCCGACAGCATGGTTATTGAGGAACTGCGCAAGAGAGGCTTGCTCGTTAAAGCCGGCAGGATAAGACATGAGTACCCAACTTGCTGGCGCTCCCACCACAAGCTGGTTTGGCTTGCCAGGCGCGAATACTTCCTTAGAACGGACCGCATAAACGACAAGGTTGTAGCTGCAGCGGAGAAAGTCGAATACTTCTTCGAAGCTCCGAAGAACCGCTTCCTCTCCTTCCTAAAAGAGGGCAAGCCATGGTGTATTTCAAGAGAACGCGTCTGGGGTGCTCCACTCCCAATATGGGTTTGCGAAAAATGTGGAGCGAAAACGTTCATAGCAAGCAAGAGGGAGCTTGTTGAAAAAGCCTTGGAGAAGCCACCTCCAAACTTTGAGCTCCACAAGCCATGGATAGACCGCATAAAAATAAAGTGCGAAAAATGCGGAGGCATCATGCATCGGGAGCCCTTCGTCCTAGACACGTGGCACAACAGCGGCGCAGCCCCCTATGCAAGGTTCACGGACGAGGAGTTCGCCAAATACGTGCCAGTAGCCTTCCTCACAGAGGGAATAGATCAAACCCGTGGGTGGGCAAACTCGCTGCTGCTGGAACACGTCATATTGACTGGAAGGGCAGAAGCCCCCTACAAGGCTTTCCTATTCCAGGGGTTAACCCAAGACGCCAGGGGCAGGAAGATGAGCAAAAGCCTAGGCAACATAATAGAGGTGAACAAGCTTCTGGAGAAGGCCTCAGCTGACGTCTGCCGGTTTTACATGCTAAGGAAATGTTCACCTATAGATTTCATGAACTTCGACCTAAACGAGATGAACCGCCGCCCCTACCAGGTGCTCGCAACCCTATATCACTTGAACAGGTTTTTTGTACAAAATGCTGAATACGATGGCTTCAACCCGCAAGAGCACACGCTGGAGTGGGCGAAAGCTAAAGACTTGCTCAGAAAACCAGACCTCTGGCTGCTCTCCAAACTCCAGAAGACTATAAGCGACTACACGGCGGATCTGGAGAAATGTGAATTCAACACGGCGCTTGCAGAACTCGAAGAGTTTGTTGTGGAAATCGTAAGCCGCCTATACGTGCCAATGATAAGAAAAGAGCTTTGGACAGATGACCCTGAAACCCTAAACCGCAGACTAGCCATATACGCAACCCTATGGCACGTGCTAAAAACAACAATGCTCCTATTCAATCCAGTGACACCCTTCCTATGCGAGGCACTATACCAGAAAATCTACAGACGCCTCAACCCCACACTGCCAGAATCCATAAACTTTGAAAGGTGGCCAGAGCCGGATGAAAGCCTCCGCAACAAAGCCTTGGAAGAGGATTTTGAGATAATGCTGGAATGTGTTTCACTGGTTTATTCTGCACGGCAGTCAGCCAAGCTCAAGCGGAGATGGCCACTAAGGAAAATGCTGATTGTAGCTCATGAAAGAGCCCTGCAAGCCCTCCAAAGTCTAAATGATGTTCTCCTAGAGCTTGCAAATGTGAAGGAGGCAGAATACGCTAAAAACCTTCCAGAAAATGTTAAAGCTGAAGTTGAAGCCGGGAGATGGGTTGAAGCCTCTGAAAAGGGCATAAACGTGTACTTGGACGTCTACAGGGATGAGGCGCTTCTAGGCGAGGGTCTCATGCGCGACATAGCCAGAAGAGTTCAGTCCCTAAGAAAGGAGTTGGGCTACATGCCGACAGACATCCTCGAAACCGTCCACGTGGCAGGACTAGACGAAGAGGGTGTGAAGCTTCTAAAGCCATACTTGGACGAGATGGCTGCGCTGGTCCGCGCTAAAAACGTGCAACTCCATAAAAGCCAAAGCGAAGTCGAAGCGGAATGGCATGAATACCCCCTAGACGACAAAAAGGTTTACATCGCGATATCCTAA
- a CDS encoding KaiC domain-containing protein: protein MSDRVDVGIPGMNEILNGGIPKRNVVLLSGGPGTGKSIFGQQFLYAGFRLGEPGVLVTLEEHPVQVRINMDRFGWEPRRFEQEGKFAIVDAFTSGIGEAARRERYVVKDPDDVPSFLDVIRQAVTDLNAQRVVIDSVSTLYMTKPALARSTIMLIKKVLAGLGCTGFLVSQVSVTDRGFGGPGVEHAADGIIRLDLDEFQGELKRSIIIWKMRGTSHSMRRHPFDITSKGIIVYPDKTIRITPRGFFEGGDESS from the coding sequence ATGAGTGACCGTGTTGATGTTGGGATTCCCGGAATGAACGAGATCCTGAATGGCGGCATACCAAAGAGAAATGTTGTTCTCTTATCTGGTGGTCCGGGCACTGGCAAGTCCATTTTTGGCCAGCAGTTTCTTTATGCTGGGTTTAGGCTCGGCGAACCCGGTGTATTAGTAACTTTGGAGGAGCATCCCGTTCAAGTTCGGATTAACATGGATCGTTTCGGATGGGAGCCCCGGCGTTTTGAGCAGGAGGGCAAATTTGCCATCGTGGACGCTTTTACTTCAGGCATTGGCGAGGCGGCGAGGAGGGAACGCTACGTTGTCAAGGATCCCGATGATGTTCCAAGTTTTTTGGATGTTATTCGGCAGGCGGTCACCGACCTGAACGCCCAACGGGTTGTCATAGACTCTGTTTCAACGCTTTACATGACTAAGCCGGCGCTGGCAAGATCCACCATTATGCTGATAAAGAAGGTTCTGGCTGGTTTGGGATGCACAGGCTTCCTTGTTTCTCAAGTCAGTGTTACGGATCGGGGTTTCGGCGGTCCAGGTGTTGAGCATGCAGCCGATGGCATTATAAGGCTCGACTTGGACGAGTTTCAAGGCGAACTTAAACGTTCAATAATTATTTGGAAGATGAGAGGAACAAGTCACTCCATGAGGAGGCATCCTTTCGACATAACAAGCAAGGGCATAATAGTTTATCCGGATAAAACTATTAGGATAACTCCGAGAGGCTTTTTTGAGGGAGGAGATGAAAGCTCATGA